In Rhizobium sp. WYJ-E13, the following are encoded in one genomic region:
- a CDS encoding chloride channel protein: protein MIITRSLKAIAEAGDDSAKPSSLLDLAKSGMKLLTLALLAGGLAGLGGMMLALLLHWVQHLAYGYGLGGIIGPETFLQGVSDASPYRRLTVVALCGMVAGIGWAGLSRFGRPLVSINKAIAHEPALMPFSETVLHGLLQIVTVALGSPLGREVAPREYGALLTQRLCKGLDCTTDQLRILTACGAGAGLAAVYDVPFAATVFIMEVLLKRVGATVCLAALLSCFVAARVAAFGLGTETQYSLPMTIAQNSLLVLASITGPLIGACGLLFKRWTDRCSSRAASGFRQMIYSLIAFSSVGALSMALPQLLGNGKGPAELAFSDDLTISLALILIATKIVSITIVLRAGARGGLLTPGFSLGSLLAIIVGYLWNLVLPVVDLSAVAVVRAAAFLSCSMAMPLTAILITIEFTGASANLVPSVLLAVLTASGMRLAIDRRELRIV, encoded by the coding sequence GTGATCATCACCCGTTCCCTAAAGGCAATCGCCGAGGCTGGCGATGATTCAGCCAAACCGAGCTCGCTGCTAGATCTGGCAAAGAGTGGCATGAAGTTACTTACGCTTGCTCTGCTAGCGGGCGGCCTCGCCGGTCTTGGAGGCATGATGCTTGCCCTGCTTCTCCATTGGGTGCAACACCTCGCCTACGGATATGGCCTCGGCGGAATCATCGGACCCGAAACATTCCTCCAGGGAGTATCGGACGCATCTCCGTATCGCCGGCTCACCGTCGTGGCCCTATGTGGAATGGTGGCAGGGATCGGTTGGGCAGGTTTGAGCAGGTTCGGGAGGCCTCTGGTTTCAATAAACAAGGCGATCGCGCACGAGCCGGCTCTTATGCCATTTAGCGAAACAGTTCTTCACGGCTTGCTGCAAATCGTCACCGTTGCCCTTGGCTCACCACTTGGCAGAGAGGTCGCGCCACGCGAGTACGGGGCGCTATTAACGCAGAGGCTTTGCAAGGGACTGGATTGCACAACCGATCAATTACGTATTCTCACTGCATGCGGTGCCGGCGCCGGGTTAGCAGCAGTCTACGATGTGCCATTCGCTGCGACGGTTTTCATCATGGAGGTGCTCCTGAAGCGAGTTGGAGCAACAGTTTGTCTGGCTGCCCTCCTCAGCTGCTTTGTTGCCGCCCGCGTGGCTGCTTTCGGTCTCGGAACTGAAACTCAGTACTCCCTTCCGATGACAATCGCGCAGAATAGTCTTCTGGTTCTCGCGTCGATCACAGGCCCGCTTATCGGCGCTTGTGGGCTTCTTTTTAAGCGTTGGACCGATAGGTGCTCATCCCGGGCCGCCTCCGGCTTTCGCCAGATGATCTATTCGTTGATCGCGTTTTCAAGTGTGGGAGCTTTATCCATGGCTCTTCCGCAATTGCTCGGCAACGGCAAGGGCCCAGCTGAGCTTGCTTTCAGCGACGATCTCACTATCAGTCTTGCGCTAATATTAATCGCCACCAAGATCGTAAGCATTACGATCGTGTTGCGAGCCGGTGCCAGGGGCGGCCTGTTGACCCCGGGCTTCTCGTTAGGATCGCTTCTGGCGATTATCGTCGGCTATCTTTGGAATCTTGTGCTTCCTGTCGTCGATCTTAGCGCCGTGGCGGTGGTCAGGGCAGCGGCGTTTCTCTCATGTTCTATGGCGATGCCGCTGACCGCGATCCTGATTACGATCGAATTCACGGGCGCGTCAGCAAATCTTGTACCCTCCGTTCTGCTCGCGGTGCTGACGGCGTCGGGCATGCGACTCGCAATCGACAGGCGCGAAT